From Mycolicibacterium nivoides, a single genomic window includes:
- a CDS encoding HAMP domain-containing sensor histidine kinase has translation MALNANTWRTATDSGRLAAVNLRNTSSLSLRWRVMMLAMSMVAMVVVLMAVAVYAVVSRALYDDLDNQLHSRARLLIESGSLAADPGKAIEGTAYSDVNAMLVIPGRSIYTANQQGQMLPLGKPEKDVISGELLMSLRTANHQRVLAVHLANGSSLLISKSLAPTVQVLRRLGTVLLIVGGVGVAVAAMAGGAVARAGLRPVGRLTEAAERVARTDDLRPIPVVGSDELARLTEAFNMMLRALAESRERQSRLVSDAGHELRTPLTSLRTNVELLMASQAPGAPPLPRDEMDGLQQDVIAQIEELSTLVGDLVDLTRDDAGGITPEPVDMSEVVDRSLERVRRRRNDIEFDVDVIGWQVFGDAPGLGRAVLNLLDNAAKWSPAGGRVSVRLHQVDPTHAELVVSDHGPGIPPQERALVFERFYRSDAARAMPGSGLGLAIVQQVVLKHGGALRIDETVPGGTPPGASFHMVLPGQPIPNGDATHSPRVGDGHTVGADKR, from the coding sequence ATGGCGCTCAACGCAAATACCTGGCGAACCGCCACCGACTCTGGGCGGCTCGCCGCCGTGAACCTACGCAACACCAGCTCACTGTCATTGCGCTGGCGCGTGATGATGCTCGCGATGTCGATGGTGGCCATGGTGGTCGTCCTGATGGCGGTCGCCGTCTACGCCGTCGTCTCGCGCGCGCTCTATGACGACCTGGACAACCAGCTGCACAGCCGGGCCCGGTTGCTCATCGAGAGCGGATCGCTGGCGGCCGACCCCGGTAAGGCCATCGAGGGCACCGCCTACTCCGACGTCAACGCGATGCTGGTGATCCCGGGCCGATCCATCTATACGGCCAACCAGCAGGGGCAGATGCTGCCGCTGGGCAAGCCCGAGAAGGACGTCATCTCCGGTGAACTGCTGATGTCCCTGCGCACGGCCAACCACCAGCGGGTGCTCGCGGTGCACCTGGCTAACGGCAGCTCCCTGCTGATCTCCAAGAGCCTGGCGCCCACTGTCCAAGTGCTGAGACGGCTGGGCACCGTGCTGCTCATCGTCGGCGGCGTCGGGGTCGCGGTGGCCGCCATGGCCGGTGGTGCGGTGGCCAGAGCCGGGCTCAGACCGGTGGGCAGACTCACCGAAGCCGCGGAGCGGGTGGCCCGCACCGACGACCTGCGGCCCATCCCGGTGGTCGGCAGCGACGAGCTGGCCCGGCTCACCGAGGCGTTCAACATGATGCTGCGGGCTCTGGCCGAATCGAGGGAACGGCAGTCCCGGCTGGTCTCCGACGCCGGGCACGAGCTGAGAACCCCGCTGACCTCGCTACGCACCAACGTCGAACTGCTGATGGCCTCCCAAGCGCCGGGCGCGCCGCCGCTGCCCAGGGACGAGATGGACGGGCTGCAGCAGGATGTGATCGCCCAGATCGAGGAGCTCTCCACCCTGGTCGGTGACCTCGTCGACCTGACCCGCGACGATGCCGGCGGCATCACCCCGGAGCCGGTCGACATGTCCGAGGTCGTCGACCGCAGCCTGGAGCGGGTCCGGAGGCGCCGCAACGACATCGAATTCGACGTCGACGTCATCGGCTGGCAGGTGTTCGGCGACGCGCCCGGCCTCGGCCGGGCAGTGCTCAACCTGCTGGACAACGCCGCCAAGTGGAGTCCGGCCGGTGGACGGGTCAGTGTCCGGTTGCATCAGGTCGATCCGACGCACGCCGAACTCGTGGTCTCCGATCACGGGCCCGGCATCCCGCCGCAGGAACGCGCGCTGGTGTTCGAGCGCTTCTACCGCTCGGACGCGGCCAGGGCGATGCCGGGATCCGGCCTCGGATTGGCTATCGTCCAGCAGGTGGTGCTCAAACACGGTGGCGCACTGCGGATTGACGAGACCGTGCCGGGCGGCACCCCGCCGGGAGCTTCCTTTCACATGGTGCTGCCGGGCCAGCCGATCCCCAATGGCGATGCGACACACTCGCCCCGGGTCGGCGATGGGCACACTGTCGGCGCGGACAAAAGGTGA
- a CDS encoding S1C family serine protease, giving the protein MTNHPRYPQQPEQHPGGAAPGYGGARPDPYQQQPYDWRYARQQPQQHQTHQTQTHQTQQHQTHQPQQQAYRAPFDPYRIPSGPQPVPAKKRSKAGLVAGALTVAVVSAGIGGGVATLVHDDHPRLGTQGLGAAPTVPAAALPPGSVEQVAAKVVPSVVKLETDLGRASEEGSGIILTGDGLILTNNHVVQAAKPGEPAPATAPGSAPAPAGAQTKVTFSDGTTKPFTVVGTDPSSDIAVVRAQDVSGLTPITLGSSANLRVGQDVVAIGSPLGLEGTVTTGIISALNRPVAAGGDTRNQNTVLDAIQTDAAINPGNSGGALVNMNGELVGINSAIATMGGDSPQAQSGSIGLGFAIPVDQAKRIADELIQNGTASHASLGVQVANDKTSDGAKIVEVTNGGAAAAAGLPSGVVVTKVDDRVIGSADALVAAVRSKAPGDKVTLTFLDAAGKPQTIEVTLGKAEQ; this is encoded by the coding sequence ATGACGAACCACCCGAGGTACCCCCAGCAGCCGGAGCAGCATCCCGGCGGCGCTGCCCCCGGATACGGCGGTGCGCGTCCTGATCCTTACCAGCAACAGCCGTACGACTGGCGCTACGCGCGTCAACAGCCGCAGCAGCACCAGACGCATCAGACCCAGACGCATCAGACGCAGCAGCACCAGACTCACCAGCCGCAGCAGCAGGCGTATCGCGCACCGTTCGACCCGTACCGGATTCCGTCCGGCCCGCAGCCCGTTCCGGCCAAGAAGCGCTCCAAGGCCGGCCTGGTCGCCGGTGCCCTCACCGTTGCCGTGGTGTCGGCCGGCATCGGTGGCGGCGTGGCCACGCTGGTTCACGATGACCACCCGCGCCTGGGCACCCAGGGCCTCGGTGCCGCCCCGACCGTCCCCGCCGCCGCCCTGCCCCCCGGTTCGGTGGAGCAGGTGGCGGCCAAAGTGGTGCCGAGTGTGGTCAAGCTCGAGACCGATTTGGGCCGCGCGTCCGAGGAGGGCTCGGGCATCATCCTCACCGGCGATGGCCTCATCCTGACCAACAACCACGTCGTGCAGGCGGCCAAGCCGGGTGAGCCCGCTCCCGCCACGGCGCCTGGTAGCGCACCGGCACCGGCGGGCGCCCAGACCAAGGTGACGTTCTCCGACGGGACCACCAAGCCGTTCACCGTGGTGGGTACCGACCCCAGCAGCGACATCGCAGTGGTGCGCGCACAGGACGTTTCGGGATTGACCCCGATCACGCTCGGCTCGTCGGCCAACCTGCGGGTGGGCCAGGACGTGGTGGCCATCGGGTCGCCGCTGGGCCTCGAAGGCACCGTCACCACCGGCATCATCAGCGCGCTGAACCGTCCGGTCGCCGCCGGCGGCGACACCCGCAACCAGAACACCGTGCTCGACGCCATCCAGACCGACGCCGCGATCAACCCGGGCAATTCAGGTGGCGCGCTGGTCAACATGAACGGTGAACTGGTCGGGATCAACTCGGCGATCGCCACGATGGGCGGGGATTCACCGCAGGCGCAGAGCGGCTCGATCGGGCTGGGCTTCGCGATCCCGGTGGATCAGGCCAAGCGCATCGCCGACGAGCTGATCCAGAACGGCACGGCCTCCCATGCCTCGCTGGGCGTGCAGGTGGCCAACGACAAGACCAGCGACGGCGCCAAGATCGTCGAGGTCACCAACGGCGGGGCCGCCGCGGCGGCCGGTCTGCCCAGCGGTGTGGTGGTCACCAAGGTCGATGACCGGGTGATCGGCAGCGCCGACGCGCTTGTGGCCGCGGTGCGGTCCAAGGCCCCCGGTGACAAGGTCACGCTGACCTTCCTGGATGCGGCAGGCAAGCCGCAGACCATCGAGGTCACGCTGGGAAAGGCTGAGCAGTGA
- a CDS encoding response regulator transcription factor, which translates to MRILVVDDDRAVRESLRRSLSFNGYSVELAQDGVEALEAIASDRPDAVVLDVMMPRLDGLEVCRQLRSTGDDLPILVLTARDSVSERVAGLDAGADDYLPKPFALEELLARMRALLRRTVSDDGTDSQMMTFSDLTLDPVTREVTRGQRQISLTRTEFSLLEMLIANPRRVLTRSRILEEVWGFDFPTSGNALEVYIGYLRRKTEAEGEPRLIHTVRGVGYVLRETPP; encoded by the coding sequence GTGCGCATACTTGTCGTTGACGACGATCGCGCTGTGCGCGAATCCCTGCGCCGGTCGCTTTCTTTCAATGGTTATTCGGTCGAGCTCGCCCAGGATGGGGTCGAAGCACTCGAGGCGATTGCCAGTGACCGGCCCGATGCTGTGGTTCTGGACGTGATGATGCCGCGGCTGGACGGTCTGGAGGTGTGCCGGCAGCTCCGCAGCACCGGTGACGATCTACCGATCCTGGTACTGACCGCCCGTGACTCGGTCTCCGAGCGGGTCGCCGGACTGGACGCCGGTGCTGACGATTACCTGCCCAAGCCGTTCGCGCTCGAGGAGCTGCTGGCGCGGATGCGGGCGTTGCTGCGCCGGACGGTAAGCGACGACGGCACCGATTCGCAGATGATGACGTTCTCAGACCTGACTCTGGACCCGGTGACCCGCGAGGTGACCCGTGGCCAGCGTCAGATCAGCCTCACCCGCACCGAGTTCTCGCTGCTGGAAATGCTGATCGCGAACCCGCGGCGGGTGCTCACCCGTAGCCGCATCCTCGAAGAGGTGTGGGGATTCGACTTCCCGACTTCGGGCAATGCCCTTGAGGTGTACATCGGCTACCTCCGCCGAAAGACCGAGGCCGAAGGCGAGCCCCGGCTGATCCACACCGTGCGCGGCGTCGGTTACGTGCTGCGCGAAACACCCCCCTGA
- a CDS encoding acyclic terpene utilization AtuA family protein translates to MHDMLTGGELDYLTGDYLAELTMLILARDRAKNPDRGYAKTFLTQLEQSLGLALDKGVKIVANAGGLNPAGLATAVRALAERLGLDVNVAHVEGDDLVGRASELGLGTPLAANAYLGAWGIVDCLNSGADVVVTGRVTDASVIVGPAAAHFGWSPTDYDALAGAVAAGHVIECGTQATGGNYSFFAEIPDLARPGFPIAEIAADGSSVITKHADTGGQVSVGTVTAQLLYEITGARYANPDVTLRVDSLQLSQDGDNRVRISGVTGEAPPPTLKVSCNSIGGFRNAATFVLTGLDIEAKAALVHSQLEAGLKVRPAELDWTLARTDHPDADTEEAASALLHCVVRDADPNIVGRQFSSAGVELALASYPGFTTTAPPGDGQIYGVFVPGYVDAAEVPHIAVHADGSRIGIAPASETLDLAPVSDPALPDPLPSGTTRRAPLGTIAGARSGDKGGSANVGVWVRTDEQWRWLAHTLTVDKLRELLPETADLPVTRHVLPNLRAVNFVIEGILGQGVAYQARFDPQAKGLGEWLRSRHLDIPEELIK, encoded by the coding sequence ATGCACGACATGCTCACCGGCGGTGAGCTGGACTATCTGACCGGCGATTACCTGGCCGAGCTCACCATGCTGATCCTGGCCCGTGACCGGGCCAAGAATCCCGACCGCGGCTACGCCAAGACCTTCCTCACCCAGCTGGAGCAGTCCCTCGGGCTGGCGCTCGACAAGGGCGTCAAGATCGTTGCCAACGCCGGCGGGCTGAACCCGGCGGGGCTGGCCACCGCAGTCCGGGCCCTGGCCGAGCGCCTGGGCCTCGACGTCAACGTCGCCCACGTCGAGGGCGACGACCTGGTGGGCCGCGCTTCCGAGCTCGGGTTGGGCACTCCCCTGGCCGCCAATGCCTACCTGGGCGCGTGGGGCATCGTCGACTGCCTCAATTCCGGCGCCGACGTCGTGGTCACCGGCCGGGTGACGGACGCTTCGGTGATCGTCGGGCCCGCGGCCGCACATTTCGGCTGGTCGCCCACCGATTACGACGCGCTGGCCGGAGCGGTGGCCGCCGGTCACGTGATCGAGTGCGGCACCCAGGCCACCGGCGGCAACTACTCCTTCTTCGCCGAGATACCTGATCTGGCGCGGCCCGGGTTCCCCATCGCCGAGATCGCCGCCGACGGCTCCTCGGTGATCACCAAACACGCGGACACCGGCGGGCAGGTCAGCGTCGGCACGGTCACCGCACAGCTGCTCTACGAAATCACCGGCGCTCGCTATGCCAATCCCGATGTGACTCTGCGCGTGGACTCTCTGCAGCTGAGCCAGGACGGCGACAACCGGGTGCGTATCTCCGGGGTGACGGGCGAGGCCCCGCCGCCGACGCTGAAGGTGTCGTGCAACAGCATCGGCGGGTTCCGCAACGCCGCCACGTTCGTGCTGACCGGCCTGGACATCGAGGCCAAGGCTGCGCTCGTGCACAGCCAGCTGGAGGCCGGCCTGAAAGTCCGCCCGGCAGAACTAGATTGGACGCTAGCCCGCACCGATCATCCCGATGCCGATACCGAGGAAGCCGCCAGCGCTCTGCTGCACTGCGTGGTCCGCGATGCGGATCCCAACATCGTCGGACGCCAATTCTCTTCGGCGGGCGTGGAGCTCGCGCTGGCGAGCTATCCGGGATTCACCACCACCGCACCCCCGGGCGATGGTCAGATCTACGGAGTGTTCGTACCCGGCTATGTCGATGCCGCCGAGGTGCCACACATCGCCGTTCATGCCGATGGCAGCCGGATCGGCATCGCGCCGGCGAGCGAAACCCTCGATCTGGCACCGGTGTCCGATCCCGCCCTCCCCGACCCACTACCCTCCGGGACTACTCGCCGCGCACCGCTCGGCACGATCGCCGGCGCCCGCAGCGGCGACAAGGGCGGGTCGGCCAATGTCGGGGTGTGGGTACGCACCGACGAGCAGTGGCGCTGGTTGGCACACACGCTGACCGTCGACAAACTCCGTGAATTGCTGCCCGAGACAGCAGATCTGCCGGTCACCCGGCACGTGCTGCCGAATCTGCGGGCCGTGAACTTTGTGATCGAAGGCATTCTCGGCCAGGGCGTCGCGTATCAGGCCCGATTCGATCCGCAGGCCAAGGGGCTGGGCGAATGGTTGCGCAGCCGTCATCTCGATATCCCGGAGGAACTCATCAAGTGA
- a CDS encoding biotin carboxylase N-terminal domain-containing protein has protein sequence MITRVLVANRGEIARRVFETCRRLGIGTVAVYTDPDAGSPHVAEADARVRLEGNNGYLDSAQIIAAARAAGADAVHPGYGFLSENPDFAAAVIDAGLTWIGPPVNAVQAMGSKIEAKKMMAAAGVPVLTELDPSTVTADQLPVLVKASAGGGGRGMRVVRELSDLPSEVAAAQREAQSAFGDPTVFCERYLAAGHHVEVQVLADQHGTVWAVGERECSIQRRHQKVIEEAPSPLVERTPGMREKLFDAARLAAEAIGYAGAGTVEFMADERGDFFFLEMNTRLQVEHPVTEATTGLDLVELQIAVADGGRLDAEPPASRGSSIEARLYAEDPAKGWQPQAGAVHRFEVPGQVRVDTGIEDGSVVSIFYDPMLAKVISYAPTRRQAATVLADALARTRIHGLRTNRDLLVNVLRHPAFLDGATDTAFFDTHGLNTLAAPLADAGAVTLSAIAAALAESAHNRSSARVFGAAPSGWRNLVSGHQSRAYRDSAGEDVQVRYRFTRTGVELPDDEGVALVSATPDRVVLTVNGVDRAFDVARYGDQVFVDSPLGPVQLTALPRFPDPDDAVAHGSLLAPMPGSVVRVGAAVGDTVTAGQPLIWLEAMKMEHTIAAPDDGVLAELNVAAGQQVEVGAVLARVEDSEGEQS, from the coding sequence GTGATTACGAGAGTCCTCGTCGCCAACCGCGGCGAGATCGCGCGCCGGGTATTCGAGACCTGCCGTCGTCTCGGCATCGGCACGGTCGCTGTGTACACCGACCCCGACGCCGGGTCCCCACACGTCGCCGAGGCCGACGCCCGGGTTCGCCTGGAAGGCAACAACGGCTACCTCGACTCCGCCCAGATCATCGCCGCGGCCCGGGCCGCGGGTGCCGACGCCGTTCATCCCGGCTACGGGTTTCTCTCCGAGAACCCGGATTTCGCGGCGGCCGTGATCGATGCCGGGCTGACCTGGATCGGTCCGCCGGTGAACGCCGTGCAGGCCATGGGCTCCAAGATCGAGGCCAAGAAGATGATGGCCGCGGCCGGCGTCCCGGTGCTGACCGAGCTCGACCCGTCGACCGTGACGGCCGATCAGCTGCCGGTGCTGGTGAAAGCGTCGGCCGGTGGCGGCGGCCGCGGTATGCGCGTCGTGCGCGAACTGTCGGATCTGCCAAGCGAAGTGGCAGCGGCCCAGCGTGAGGCACAGTCGGCGTTCGGTGATCCCACGGTGTTCTGCGAGCGCTACCTGGCGGCCGGCCATCACGTCGAGGTGCAGGTGCTGGCAGATCAGCACGGCACGGTGTGGGCGGTCGGCGAGCGCGAGTGCTCGATCCAGCGCCGTCATCAGAAGGTCATCGAGGAGGCCCCGTCGCCTCTGGTGGAACGCACTCCCGGGATGCGGGAGAAGCTGTTCGACGCGGCCCGGCTGGCTGCCGAGGCGATCGGCTACGCCGGCGCGGGCACGGTCGAGTTCATGGCGGACGAGCGGGGTGACTTCTTCTTCCTGGAGATGAATACCCGCCTGCAGGTGGAGCATCCGGTCACCGAGGCCACCACCGGGCTCGACCTGGTCGAGCTGCAGATCGCGGTAGCCGATGGCGGCAGGCTCGATGCCGAGCCGCCCGCCTCCCGCGGTTCGTCGATCGAGGCCCGCCTGTACGCCGAGGATCCGGCCAAGGGCTGGCAGCCCCAGGCCGGCGCGGTGCACCGGTTCGAGGTGCCCGGGCAGGTGCGGGTCGACACGGGCATCGAGGACGGCTCGGTGGTGTCGATCTTCTACGACCCCATGCTGGCCAAGGTCATCTCGTATGCGCCCACCCGGCGCCAGGCCGCGACGGTGCTGGCCGATGCGTTGGCCCGCACCCGGATTCACGGACTGCGCACCAACCGGGACCTACTGGTGAACGTGCTGCGGCATCCGGCGTTCCTGGACGGAGCCACCGACACGGCGTTCTTCGACACCCACGGCCTCAACACCCTGGCCGCTCCTCTCGCCGATGCCGGAGCGGTGACGCTCTCGGCGATCGCGGCCGCCCTGGCCGAATCCGCGCACAACCGCAGCAGCGCACGGGTTTTCGGCGCGGCGCCCAGTGGCTGGCGCAACCTGGTCTCGGGCCACCAATCCCGGGCCTACCGCGATAGCGCGGGCGAGGACGTCCAGGTGCGCTACCGGTTCACCCGCACCGGGGTCGAGTTGCCCGACGACGAGGGAGTCGCCCTGGTGTCGGCGACGCCGGACCGGGTAGTCCTCACCGTCAACGGTGTAGACCGCGCGTTCGACGTGGCGCGCTACGGCGATCAGGTGTTCGTCGACTCACCGCTCGGTCCCGTGCAGCTCACCGCGCTGCCCCGCTTCCCCGACCCGGACGACGCGGTCGCACACGGCTCGCTGCTGGCGCCGATGCCCGGTTCGGTGGTGCGCGTCGGGGCCGCCGTCGGCGATACCGTCACCGCCGGACAACCCCTGATCTGGCTGGAAGCCATGAAAATGGAGCACACCATCGCCGCACCCGACGACGGGGTGCTGGCCGAACTCAATGTCGCCGCGGGCCAACAGGTCGAAGTCGGCGCCGTACTTGCCCGTGTCGAAGATTCTGAAGGAGAACAGTCATGA
- a CDS encoding acyl-CoA carboxylase subunit beta yields MTTLKSTIDPGSPGFTEAAEVMAAKLAELDAEHAKALAGGGPKYVDRHHGRGKLTARERVELLLDPDAPFLELSPLAAWGSDFTVGASVVCGIGAVEGVECLIVANDPTVKGGTSNPWTLKKILRANQIAMENRLPVVSLVESGGADLPTQKEIFIPGGQMFRDLTRLSAAGIPTIALVFGNSTAGGAYVPGMSDHVVMIKERSKVFLAGPPLVKMATGEESDDESLGGAEMHARTSGLGDYLANDELDAIRIGRRIVARLNWRKKGPVPAPVVEPKFDPEELIGIVPADLRIPFDPRDVIARIVDGSDFDEFKPLYGSSLVTGWATLYGYPIGILANARGVLFSEESQKATQFIQLANRSDTPLLFLHNTTGYMVGKQYEEGGMIKHGSMMINAVSNSTVPHISLLLGASYGAGHYGMCGRAYDPRFLFAWPSSKSAVMGGTQLAGVLSIVSRAAAEARGQAVDEAADAALRAAVEAQIEAESLPMFLSGRLYDDGVIDPRDTRTVLGMCLSAIANGPIEGTSNFGVFRM; encoded by the coding sequence ATGACCACTCTCAAATCAACCATCGACCCTGGCTCGCCAGGGTTCACCGAGGCGGCCGAGGTGATGGCCGCCAAGCTCGCCGAGCTCGATGCCGAGCACGCCAAGGCCCTGGCCGGCGGCGGGCCAAAGTATGTGGACCGCCATCACGGCCGCGGCAAGCTCACCGCCCGTGAGCGGGTCGAGCTGCTGCTGGATCCGGATGCCCCGTTCCTGGAGCTGAGCCCGTTGGCGGCCTGGGGCAGCGATTTCACCGTGGGCGCCAGCGTCGTCTGCGGCATCGGTGCCGTCGAGGGTGTCGAATGCCTGATCGTCGCGAACGATCCAACCGTCAAGGGCGGCACCAGCAACCCGTGGACGCTCAAGAAGATCCTGCGCGCCAACCAGATCGCGATGGAGAACCGGCTTCCGGTGGTCTCCCTCGTGGAGTCCGGTGGCGCCGATCTGCCGACGCAGAAGGAGATCTTCATCCCCGGCGGGCAGATGTTCCGCGATCTGACCAGGCTGTCGGCGGCGGGCATCCCGACCATCGCGCTGGTGTTCGGCAACTCGACGGCCGGCGGCGCATACGTGCCGGGCATGTCCGATCACGTCGTGATGATCAAGGAACGCTCCAAGGTGTTCCTGGCCGGGCCGCCGCTGGTGAAGATGGCCACCGGCGAGGAGTCCGACGACGAGTCGCTGGGCGGTGCCGAGATGCACGCCCGCACTTCGGGTCTGGGTGACTACCTGGCCAACGACGAGCTCGACGCGATCCGGATCGGCCGGCGCATCGTGGCCCGGCTGAACTGGCGGAAGAAGGGACCCGTTCCCGCTCCGGTGGTCGAGCCGAAGTTCGACCCGGAGGAGCTAATCGGCATCGTGCCCGCCGATCTGCGTATCCCGTTCGACCCGCGTGACGTGATCGCCCGCATCGTCGACGGCTCCGATTTCGACGAGTTCAAACCGCTGTACGGATCGTCGCTGGTGACGGGATGGGCCACGCTGTACGGCTACCCGATCGGGATCCTGGCCAATGCCCGGGGGGTGCTGTTCTCCGAGGAGTCGCAGAAGGCCACCCAATTCATCCAGCTGGCCAACCGGTCTGACACCCCGCTTCTGTTCCTGCACAACACCACCGGCTACATGGTGGGTAAGCAGTACGAAGAGGGCGGCATGATCAAGCACGGCTCGATGATGATCAATGCGGTGTCGAACTCCACTGTTCCGCACATCTCGCTGCTGCTGGGTGCCTCCTACGGCGCGGGCCACTACGGCATGTGCGGGCGGGCGTACGACCCGCGGTTCCTGTTCGCCTGGCCGTCGTCCAAGTCCGCGGTGATGGGCGGAACCCAGCTCGCGGGTGTGCTCTCGATCGTGAGCCGCGCTGCCGCCGAGGCCCGTGGACAAGCCGTCGACGAGGCCGCTGATGCGGCACTGCGGGCTGCGGTCGAGGCTCAGATCGAGGCCGAGTCGCTGCCGATGTTCCTGTCCGGCCGGTTGTACGACGACGGGGTGATCGATCCCCGGGATACCCGCACCGTGCTGGGAATGTGCCTGTCCGCCATCGCGAATGGCCCGATCGAGGGGACGTCGAACTTCGGCGTCTTCAGGATGTGA
- a CDS encoding acyl-CoA dehydrogenase family protein, whose product MSIWTSPEREALRKTVRSFAEREVLPHADEWERTGELPRELHRKAGEAGLLGANFPESVGGGGGDGADAVIICEEMHYAGSPGGVFASLFTCGIAVPHMIASGDERLIETYVKPTLRGDLIGSLAITEPGGGSDVGHLTTRAIRDGDDFILNGAKTYITSGVRADYVVTASRTGGPGAAGVSLIVVDKGTPGFEVTRKLDKMGWRSSDTAELSYSDVRVPAANLIGAENSGFLQIAAAFVSERVGLAVQAYASAQRCLDLTVQWCRDRETFGKPLIARQSVQNTLAEMARRIDVARVYTRHVVERQLAGDQGLITEVCFAKNTAVETGEWVANQAVQLFGGMGYMAESEVERQYRDMRILGIGGGTTEILTSLAAKTLGFQS is encoded by the coding sequence GTGAGCATCTGGACTTCGCCCGAGCGTGAGGCATTGCGCAAGACGGTGCGCAGCTTTGCCGAGCGTGAGGTGCTGCCCCACGCCGACGAGTGGGAACGCACCGGCGAGCTGCCGCGCGAACTGCACCGCAAGGCCGGCGAGGCCGGCCTGCTCGGCGCCAACTTCCCCGAGTCGGTCGGCGGTGGTGGCGGCGACGGGGCCGACGCCGTGATCATCTGCGAGGAAATGCACTACGCGGGTTCACCCGGTGGAGTGTTCGCGTCGCTGTTCACCTGTGGCATCGCGGTGCCGCACATGATCGCCTCGGGCGATGAACGCCTGATCGAGACCTACGTGAAGCCCACGCTGCGAGGGGATCTCATCGGATCCCTGGCCATCACCGAACCGGGCGGCGGCTCCGACGTCGGGCACCTCACCACGCGCGCGATCCGAGACGGCGATGATTTCATCCTCAACGGCGCCAAAACCTACATCACCTCGGGTGTCCGCGCGGACTATGTCGTCACGGCATCGCGCACCGGCGGACCGGGCGCGGCAGGCGTCTCACTGATCGTGGTGGACAAGGGCACGCCGGGATTCGAGGTCACCCGCAAGCTCGACAAGATGGGTTGGCGTTCAAGCGATACCGCCGAGCTGTCCTACAGCGACGTGCGGGTGCCGGCGGCCAACCTGATCGGCGCGGAAAACTCCGGCTTCCTGCAGATCGCGGCGGCGTTCGTCTCCGAGCGGGTGGGCCTGGCTGTGCAGGCCTATGCCAGCGCGCAGCGCTGCCTGGACCTGACCGTGCAGTGGTGCCGCGACCGCGAGACCTTCGGCAAGCCGCTGATCGCCCGGCAGTCGGTGCAGAACACCCTGGCGGAAATGGCCCGGCGGATCGACGTGGCCCGGGTGTACACGCGCCATGTCGTCGAGCGGCAGTTGGCCGGGGACCAGGGCCTGATCACCGAGGTGTGCTTCGCCAAGAACACCGCCGTGGAGACCGGCGAGTGGGTGGCCAATCAGGCTGTCCAATTGTTCGGCGGCATGGGCTACATGGCCGAATCCGAGGTCGAGCGCCAGTACCGTGACATGCGCATCCTGGGTATCGGCGGAGGTACCACCGAGATCCTGACCTCGTTGGCCGCAAAGACATTGGGGTTCCAGTCATGA
- the rpmF gene encoding 50S ribosomal protein L32 — protein sequence MAVPKRRMSRANTRSRRAQWKAEATGLVGVSVAGQQHKVPRRLLKAARLGLVDLDKR from the coding sequence ATGGCTGTGCCCAAGCGCAGAATGTCGCGCGCGAACACCCGTAGCCGGCGCGCGCAGTGGAAGGCCGAGGCAACCGGTCTCGTCGGCGTCAGTGTCGCCGGTCAGCAGCACAAGGTGCCGCGCCGTCTGCTCAAGGCCGCTCGTCTCGGCCTGGTCGATCTCGACAAGCGCTAG
- a CDS encoding MogA/MoaB family molybdenum cofactor biosynthesis protein codes for MEQPGELVGRALVVVVDDRTAHGEEDHSGPLVTELLGEAGFVVDGVVVVAADEVEIRNALNTAVIGGVDLVVSVGGTGVTPRDVTPEATLDILDRELLGIAEALRASGLSAGIVDAGLSRGLCGISGSTLVVNIAGSRAAVRDGMATLGPLAAQVIGQLSSLEI; via the coding sequence ATGGAACAGCCAGGGGAGTTGGTGGGGCGCGCGCTCGTCGTCGTCGTGGACGATCGCACAGCGCATGGCGAGGAAGACCACAGCGGTCCGTTGGTCACGGAATTGTTGGGCGAGGCCGGGTTCGTCGTCGACGGAGTCGTGGTCGTGGCCGCCGACGAGGTCGAGATTCGCAACGCGTTGAACACCGCGGTGATCGGCGGCGTCGATCTGGTGGTGTCGGTCGGCGGCACGGGGGTGACGCCGCGCGACGTGACGCCGGAGGCCACCCTCGACATCCTCGACCGGGAGCTGCTGGGCATCGCGGAGGCGCTGAGGGCATCGGGGCTTTCGGCCGGCATCGTGGATGCGGGGCTGTCCCGCGGTCTGTGCGGCATCTCGGGCAGCACGCTGGTGGTGAACATCGCTGGGTCGCGTGCCGCGGTGCGCGACGGCATGGCAACCCTGGGGCCACTGGCCGCGCAAGTGATAGGCCAGCTATCAAGTTTGGAAATCTGA